In the genome of Saprospira sp. CCB-QB6, one region contains:
- a CDS encoding inorganic pyrophosphatase — MKYKAHPWHGISAGKKAPKLVTCFIEVVPGDEMKYEVDKESGYLMIDRPNKFSNILPALYGFIPQTYSAEACANYCMKQSGLSNIEGDGDPIDIVVLTDRKVPHGDLLLEAIPVGGFRMIDGGEADDKIVAVLKGDSTYGDIKEMSDLPEKLIKRIKHYFLTYKEHPDTLGKQAPKVEITQEYGQEEAFEVIKAGQKDYLTHYGQKEMA, encoded by the coding sequence ATGAAATACAAAGCCCACCCATGGCATGGCATCTCTGCCGGTAAGAAAGCTCCCAAATTGGTTACCTGCTTTATCGAAGTAGTACCCGGAGACGAAATGAAGTATGAAGTAGATAAGGAAAGCGGCTATCTCATGATCGACCGCCCCAATAAGTTTTCTAATATTCTGCCCGCCCTATACGGCTTTATTCCTCAAACTTATTCTGCCGAAGCTTGCGCCAATTATTGCATGAAGCAATCTGGCCTAAGCAATATTGAAGGCGATGGCGATCCCATCGATATCGTGGTCCTCACTGACCGCAAAGTCCCTCATGGCGATCTCCTCCTAGAAGCTATTCCCGTAGGCGGTTTCCGCATGATTGACGGCGGCGAAGCCGATGACAAAATTGTTGCCGTCCTTAAAGGAGACTCTACTTATGGCGATATTAAGGAGATGAGCGATCTACCCGAAAAACTCATCAAACGCATCAAACATTATTTCCTCACCTATAAGGAGCATCCCGATACCCTGGGCAAACAAGCCCCTAAGGTGGAAATTACCCAGGAATATGGCCAAGAAGAAGCTTTTGAAGTGATCAAAGCCGGCCAAAAAGATTATCTCACGCACTATGGCCAAAAAGAAATGGCCTAA
- the asnB gene encoding asparagine synthase (glutamine-hydrolyzing) translates to MCRLSGFWDFSSPTYDPQAVLQKMRDSLEHGGPDYGGAFLDAETGLALGHRRLSIIDLSPAGNQPLCYKEKALIFNGEIYNYQEIRKELELLGRAFQTESDTEVLFQALEEWGEAAVNRFHGMFAFAVWDKVNKELLICRDRLGVKPLYYYYQDGLFLFASELKAFHQHPRFRKEISPQAVSLYLQQGYIPAPYCIFKGCQKLKGGHFLKLNQKGELQTYPYWSLAERYAAAEIPDASEAELKSALEKELRKSFALRMVADVPVGVFLSGGVDSSIVAALLQDQSAQQLRTFTIGFKDKEYNEANQAKAVAEHIGSQHEELYCGPEDFEQLIPNWAELYDEPFGDSSGIPTYLVAQMAKQSVKVSLSADGGDELFGGYTKYEICQRFYPKIKKLGPIRPLAAALMGQINPFWLERNASKLPILKGYKNISNKWPKLVAALGAKDQEAFFHQSSSYISPEKHQALFGSPTPRYQGELKPQAGRYIGYLGSLDLLTYLEGDIMVKVDRATMAVALEGREPLLDHQLLDFALSLPDELKIRSGQGKYLLRQLLYDYVPKELIERPKQGFSIPIEQWLRGLLRPDLEALAQDKAFADCFGLQQTVLQHILRQFLDRKAYINPHFIWFLYVLRQWYKRWF, encoded by the coding sequence ATGTGTAGACTTAGCGGATTTTGGGATTTTTCTAGCCCTACTTATGACCCTCAGGCGGTCCTGCAAAAGATGCGAGATAGCTTGGAACATGGTGGTCCCGATTATGGCGGCGCTTTTTTAGATGCCGAAACAGGACTAGCCCTAGGCCATCGTCGCTTGTCTATTATTGATTTGAGCCCAGCAGGCAACCAGCCGCTATGTTATAAAGAGAAGGCCCTGATTTTTAATGGCGAGATTTATAATTATCAGGAAATTCGCAAGGAATTAGAGCTTTTGGGCCGTGCTTTTCAAACAGAATCGGATACAGAGGTGCTTTTTCAGGCCCTAGAAGAATGGGGAGAGGCAGCCGTAAACCGCTTTCATGGTATGTTTGCCTTTGCGGTTTGGGACAAGGTCAATAAGGAGCTATTAATTTGCCGAGATCGTTTGGGGGTAAAGCCGCTCTACTATTATTATCAAGATGGGCTCTTTTTGTTTGCCTCGGAGCTCAAAGCTTTCCATCAACATCCTCGTTTTCGCAAAGAAATTTCGCCTCAGGCGGTTTCGCTCTATTTGCAACAGGGCTATATTCCTGCGCCCTATTGCATTTTTAAGGGTTGCCAAAAGTTAAAAGGAGGACATTTTTTGAAGCTCAACCAAAAAGGCGAGCTGCAAACTTATCCGTATTGGTCTTTGGCCGAGCGCTATGCGGCGGCGGAAATTCCGGATGCCTCAGAAGCGGAACTCAAATCGGCTTTGGAGAAAGAGCTGCGAAAATCATTTGCTTTGCGGATGGTGGCTGATGTGCCCGTGGGCGTATTTTTGTCGGGTGGAGTAGATTCTTCGATTGTGGCGGCTTTGCTACAAGATCAATCGGCCCAACAGCTGCGCACGTTTACCATTGGTTTTAAGGATAAAGAATATAATGAGGCCAATCAGGCCAAGGCCGTGGCGGAGCATATTGGCAGCCAACATGAAGAGCTCTATTGTGGGCCAGAAGATTTTGAGCAATTGATTCCCAATTGGGCCGAACTATATGATGAACCTTTTGGCGATAGCTCAGGTATCCCCACTTATTTGGTGGCCCAAATGGCCAAGCAATCGGTCAAAGTGAGTCTTTCGGCTGATGGTGGCGATGAACTTTTTGGCGGCTACACTAAATATGAGATTTGCCAACGCTTTTATCCGAAAATAAAGAAATTGGGCCCAATTCGCCCTTTGGCAGCAGCATTAATGGGCCAAATTAACCCCTTTTGGTTAGAGCGCAATGCCAGTAAATTGCCCATTCTCAAAGGCTATAAAAATATTAGCAACAAATGGCCGAAATTGGTGGCCGCTTTGGGCGCCAAAGATCAAGAGGCTTTTTTCCATCAATCTTCCTCTTATATTTCGCCCGAAAAGCATCAGGCTTTATTTGGATCCCCCACGCCTCGCTATCAAGGAGAGCTCAAGCCTCAAGCGGGACGCTATATTGGGTATTTGGGCAGTTTAGATTTGCTCACTTACCTAGAAGGCGATATTATGGTTAAGGTGGATCGGGCAACCATGGCTGTAGCATTGGAGGGCCGAGAGCCTTTATTGGACCATCAACTACTCGATTTTGCGCTTTCTTTGCCCGATGAGCTGAAAATTCGTTCGGGCCAAGGAAAATATTTGTTGCGACAGCTTTTGTATGATTATGTCCCCAAAGAGTTAATTGAACGCCCCAAGCAGGGATTTTCTATCCCCATTGAGCAATGGCTGCGCGGCTTACTCCGCCCCGATCTAGAGGCTTTGGCCCAAGATAAAGCCTTTGCCGATTGCTTTGGGCTGCAACAAACGGTCTTACAACATATTTTGCGGCAGTTTTTAGACCGCAAAGCTTATATCAACCCTCATTTCATCTGGTTCTTGTATGTGCTTCGGCAATGGTACAAGCGCTGGTTCTAA
- the kdsA gene encoding 3-deoxy-8-phosphooctulonate synthase has protein sequence MIDYHKIGERLLLIAGPCVIESKELLQEVATELVRLQEKYPVQIVFKASFDKANRSSIGSFRGPGLEKGLQMLAEIKEEFGLPLLSDIHLPSQAAPAAEVLDILQIPAFLCRQTDLLVAAAETNKIVNVKKAQFLSGPDMKHVLGKLEAAGNKQLLLTERGTSFGYNNLVVDYTGILEMQDLGYPVVMDATHSVQKPGAANGKSGGNGAYAPYMAKAAAAIGVGAFFIETHPNPSQALSDGPNMVPLAELETLLQQLLALHQLVQTF, from the coding sequence ATGATTGATTATCATAAAATTGGCGAGCGCTTGCTTTTGATTGCAGGCCCTTGCGTGATCGAATCTAAAGAATTACTGCAGGAAGTAGCCACAGAGTTGGTTCGCTTGCAAGAGAAATATCCCGTACAAATTGTCTTTAAGGCTTCTTTTGATAAGGCCAATCGCAGCTCAATTGGCTCTTTTCGTGGCCCAGGCCTAGAAAAAGGCTTGCAGATGCTAGCCGAAATCAAAGAGGAGTTTGGTCTGCCCCTCCTTAGCGATATTCATTTGCCTAGCCAAGCTGCTCCCGCTGCGGAAGTACTCGACATTTTGCAAATTCCGGCTTTCCTCTGCCGCCAAACCGATTTGTTGGTTGCCGCCGCCGAAACCAATAAAATTGTCAATGTCAAAAAGGCTCAGTTTCTTTCTGGTCCCGATATGAAACATGTGCTCGGCAAACTAGAGGCTGCTGGCAATAAACAGTTGTTGCTAACGGAGCGAGGAACTTCTTTTGGCTACAATAATTTGGTGGTGGATTATACCGGCATCTTAGAAATGCAAGATTTAGGCTATCCCGTGGTCATGGATGCCACCCATTCGGTTCAAAAACCTGGCGCAGCTAATGGCAAAAGTGGCGGAAATGGCGCTTATGCTCCCTATATGGCCAAGGCTGCAGCCGCTATTGGGGTCGGCGCTTTTTTCATCGAAACCCATCCCAATCCTAGCCAAGCCTTATCCGATGGGCCCAATATGGTCCCTCTAGCTGAGCTAGAAACGCTTTTGCAGCAACTTTTGGCTTTGCATCAACTCGTGCAAACTTTTTAA
- the hpf gene encoding ribosome hibernation-promoting factor, HPF/YfiA family produces MDIRSQSIHFDADVKLLDFIDKKVGKLSTFLDRIVSADVIMKLEKTGQVQDKVVEIKLNVPGNILLAKETCKSFEEAIDLCAESLRRQLLKYKGKVLDRH; encoded by the coding sequence ATGGATATCAGATCGCAATCAATTCACTTTGATGCAGACGTCAAGTTGTTAGACTTTATTGACAAAAAGGTAGGCAAATTGAGTACGTTTTTGGACCGTATCGTCAGTGCTGATGTTATCATGAAGCTCGAAAAAACGGGACAAGTTCAGGATAAGGTCGTTGAGATTAAATTAAATGTACCTGGAAACATACTTTTAGCTAAAGAAACTTGCAAAAGTTTTGAAGAAGCTATAGATTTGTGCGCCGAATCGCTAAGGCGTCAGCTGTTGAAGTATAAAGGCAAGGTTTTAGACCGCCACTAA
- the tuf gene encoding elongation factor Tu, with the protein MAKDTFVRTKPHVNIGTIGHVDHGKTTLTAAITTVLSDKGTAEKKDYSSIDSAPEEKERGITINTAHVEYETDNRHYAHVDCPGHADYVKNMVTGAAQMDGAILVVAATDGPMPQTREHILLARQVGVPQIVVFMNKVDLVDDEEMLELVEMEVRELLSSYEFDGDNISVIQGSALKALEGDAEGVAAIEALMAAVDAEIPEPERAVDKPFLMPIEDVFSITGRGTVATGRIERGVVNVGEAVEIIGLQEEKLTSTVTGVEMFRKILDRGEAGDNAGILLRGVDKKALKRGMVICKPGSVTPHTKFKCEVYVLSKDEGGRHKPFFNGYRPQFYFRTTDVTGSISLPENVEMVMPGDNLTLTVELIAPIAMEKGLRFAIREGGRTVGAGQVTEIIE; encoded by the coding sequence ATGGCTAAGGATACGTTTGTTCGCACCAAGCCCCACGTGAATATTGGTACTATCGGACACGTGGATCACGGTAAAACTACTCTTACTGCTGCAATTACCACTGTTTTGTCTGACAAAGGTACTGCAGAGAAGAAAGACTACTCTTCTATTGACTCAGCTCCTGAGGAAAAAGAGCGTGGTATTACTATTAACACTGCTCACGTAGAGTATGAAACTGACAACCGTCACTACGCTCACGTAGACTGTCCCGGTCACGCCGACTATGTGAAAAACATGGTTACTGGTGCTGCCCAAATGGACGGTGCTATCCTAGTAGTAGCTGCTACTGATGGTCCTATGCCTCAAACTCGCGAGCACATCTTGTTGGCTCGTCAGGTAGGTGTACCTCAGATCGTAGTTTTCATGAACAAGGTTGACCTTGTTGATGATGAGGAAATGCTAGAATTAGTAGAAATGGAAGTTCGCGAATTGTTGAGCTCATATGAGTTTGATGGCGATAACATTTCTGTTATTCAAGGTTCTGCTTTGAAAGCTCTTGAGGGAGATGCTGAAGGCGTTGCTGCTATCGAAGCTTTGATGGCTGCTGTTGATGCTGAAATTCCTGAGCCCGAGCGTGCTGTAGATAAGCCTTTCTTGATGCCTATCGAGGATGTATTCTCTATCACAGGTCGTGGAACTGTTGCTACTGGTCGTATTGAGCGCGGTGTAGTAAACGTTGGTGAAGCTGTAGAAATCATCGGTCTACAAGAAGAAAAATTGACTTCTACTGTAACTGGAGTAGAGATGTTCCGTAAGATCCTAGATCGCGGTGAAGCTGGTGATAACGCTGGTATCCTTCTCCGTGGTGTAGATAAAAAAGCGCTTAAGCGTGGTATGGTTATCTGTAAGCCTGGTTCTGTAACTCCTCACACTAAGTTCAAATGTGAAGTATACGTACTTTCTAAGGACGAGGGTGGACGTCACAAGCCTTTCTTCAACGGATACCGTCCTCAGTTCTACTTCCGCACGACTGACGTTACTGGATCTATCTCTCTTCCTGAGAACGTAGAAATGGTAATGCCTGGTGATAACTTGACACTAACTGTTGAGTTGATTGCTCCTATCGCTATGGAAAAAGGTCTTCGTTTCGCTATCCGTGAAGGTGGACGTACTGTAGGTGCTGGTCAGGTTACTGAAATCATCGAGTAA
- the secE gene encoding preprotein translocase subunit SecE, whose protein sequence is MNDIVQYFRDSYNELKHKVTWPAWNELEQTTVVVIVASILLALLLYGMDKLVVFVLEVFYSLGG, encoded by the coding sequence ATGAATGATATCGTACAATATTTCCGCGACAGTTATAATGAGCTGAAGCATAAGGTGACTTGGCCAGCATGGAACGAGTTAGAACAAACCACTGTGGTAGTAATTGTTGCCTCCATTCTTTTGGCATTGCTATTATATGGTATGGACAAACTTGTAGTCTTTGTTCTGGAAGTCTTTTATAGCCTCGGTGGCTAG
- the nusG gene encoding transcription termination/antitermination protein NusG: protein MSTNWYCLRVISNKERKIKERLDAHIERSNWREIVPHIIVPTEKIYKIRNGKKVIQERTLTPGYIMVEADPHRFTVEIIQAIANSKDVIHFLGRDNPEPMKEHEVKRMLSQVDSSEEEGESLADPFIIGEDVKVIEGPFQNFIGTIQEVNEEKKKLKLIIKVFGRGTEVELNFMQVEKQS from the coding sequence ATGTCTACAAATTGGTATTGCCTTAGAGTAATTTCAAATAAAGAACGAAAAATCAAAGAGCGTTTAGATGCGCATATTGAACGTTCTAACTGGAGGGAGATTGTCCCCCACATTATTGTTCCCACTGAAAAAATTTATAAGATCCGCAATGGAAAGAAAGTAATTCAGGAACGTACATTAACTCCTGGTTACATTATGGTAGAAGCGGATCCACATCGTTTTACTGTTGAAATCATCCAAGCTATTGCTAATAGCAAGGATGTTATTCATTTTTTGGGCCGAGATAATCCAGAGCCTATGAAAGAGCATGAAGTAAAACGAATGCTTTCTCAGGTAGATTCTTCAGAGGAAGAAGGTGAGTCACTAGCAGATCCATTTATTATTGGAGAGGATGTAAAAGTGATTGAAGGACCATTCCAAAACTTTATTGGTACTATCCAAGAAGTGAATGAAGAGAAGAAAAAGCTAAAGCTAATTATTAAAGTCTTTGGCCGGGGAACAGAAGTTGAATTGAATTTTATGCAAGTTGAAAAACAATCTTAA
- the rplK gene encoding 50S ribosomal protein L11 yields MAKEVETLIKLQVKGGQANPAPPVGPALGAKGVNIMEFCKRFNAETQDKMGQVCPVIITVFKDKSFTFVIKTAPAAVQLKEAAGLKGKPGSSQPNLMKVGSVTWDQVRAIAEDKMADLNCFTVESGMRMVAGTARSMGLTVEGTAPWEEAQA; encoded by the coding sequence ATGGCGAAAGAAGTCGAAACCCTCATTAAATTGCAGGTGAAAGGCGGACAAGCCAACCCAGCTCCTCCCGTAGGTCCCGCTTTAGGTGCCAAAGGAGTGAACATCATGGAGTTCTGCAAGCGTTTTAATGCAGAAACCCAAGATAAAATGGGCCAAGTTTGTCCTGTGATTATCACAGTCTTCAAAGACAAGTCCTTTACATTTGTAATTAAAACAGCCCCTGCTGCTGTTCAGCTAAAAGAGGCCGCTGGCCTTAAGGGTAAGCCCGGTTCTTCACAGCCCAACTTGATGAAAGTTGGATCTGTAACATGGGACCAAGTCCGTGCAATCGCAGAAGACAAAATGGCTGACCTTAACTGCTTCACAGTAGAATCAGGTATGCGCATGGTCGCAGGTACTGCTCGCTCTATGGGTCTTACAGTAGAAGGCACCGCACCCTGGGAAGAGGCTCAGGCGTAA